A region from the Aegilops tauschii subsp. strangulata cultivar AL8/78 chromosome 5, Aet v6.0, whole genome shotgun sequence genome encodes:
- the LOC109786486 gene encoding uncharacterized protein has translation MEAVEPTVVVSCVCCGLEEECTGEYIGGVRAYFGGRWLCGLCSESVKYEAGCSKRTAAMGVEEAVRAHMAFCRMFRRGGPAERVAEGMCQMLRRAACEKHRATSSSSSRRTSPATVASASGHRRASVPSA, from the coding sequence ATGGAGGCGGTGGAGCCGACGGTGGTGGTGAGCTGCGTGTGCTGCGGCCTGGAGGAGGAGTGCACCGGCGAGTACATCGGCGGCGTGAGGGCCTACTTCGGGGGCCGGTGGCTGTGCGGGCTGTGCTCCGAGTCCGTCAAGTACGAGGCCGGCTGCAGCAAGCGCACCGCGGCCATGGGCGTGGAGGAGGCCGTGCGGGCGCACATGGCCTTCTGCCGCATGTTCAGGCGCGGCGGCCCCGCGGAGCGCGTGGCCGAGGGCATGTGCCAGATGCTTAGGCGCGCCGCGTGCGAGAAGCACCGGGCCACCTCATCATCCTCGTCGCGGCGGACATCGCCGGCGACGGTGGCGTCAGCGTCCGGGCACCGCCGCGCCTCGGTGCCGTCCGCCTGA